Proteins from one Sabethes cyaneus chromosome 2, idSabCyanKW18_F2, whole genome shotgun sequence genomic window:
- the LOC128737870 gene encoding uncharacterized protein LOC128737870, with product MSDNCIQSNNAEEQLDDDLAGMLTETQGLFQNFIKTQRELKASQLEARLSMNELNTLRQRIKSDEINDPSDWKQFSLSLDSILKTISDRKDIKEYEQIIVKLTEENTNMKQQLIHSNVQYTKQLDEAINKLKEEYGREKAQYTKQVSELMIHKELAASEASIRYDQLQFKLEHVQQDSEQRYNSMVSQYENLLQTLSEQKQKLRDENAALQKREENLLEKLNHIQNHSTDYLLGLGKLATPVEGSKRYSEVVQIIPRASSSNQRPVQHRAEKAIGPQVDITQQRSIIELAEASSSSSSTNRPAHRNRASTPDSPQHPGSGAHIAKPRKKRKLLNQSTGAN from the exons ATGTCTGATAATTGTATTCAATCAAACAATGCAGAGGAACAGCTCGACGACGACTTAGCAGGAATGCTTACAGAAACTCAGGGACTGTTTCAG AACTTCATCAAAACGCAACGTGAGCTGAAAGCTTCTCAGCTAGAAGCGCGCTTATCTATGAACGAGTTAAATACGCTAAGGCAGCGTATTAAGTCGGATGAAATAAATGATCCGTCAGATTGGAAACAATTTTCACTAAGTTTAGACagtattttgaaaacaataagTGATCGAAAGGATATTAAGGAATATGAGCAAATAATAGTGAAATTAACGGAAGAAAATACCAacatgaaacaacaattgataCATTCAAATGTTCAATACACCAAACAGTTAGACGAAGCTATAAATAAACTCAAAGAGGAGTACGGCCGAGAAAAAGCTCAGTACACCAAACAGGTTTCAGAATTAATGATACACAAGGAGCTGGCAGCTTCGGAGGCTTCCATCCGATACGATCAATTGCAATTTAAGTTGGAACACGTACAGCAAGACAGTGAACAACGCTACAATTCGATGGTGTCGCAATATGAAAATCTCCTGCAAACACTTAGCGAACAGAAGCAAAAACTGCGAGATGAAAATGCAGCACTTCAGAAGCGCGAggaaaatttacttgaaaagTTGAATCATATTCAGAATCATTCTACCGACTATCTGCTAGGATTAGGAAAACTCGCTACACCTGTTGAAGGTTCCAAGCGCTATTCGGAGGTAGTTCAGATAATTCCGCGTGCCAGTAGCAGCAACCAACGGCCTGTTCAGCATCGTGCAGAAAAAGCGATAGGACCACAGGTTGACATTACACAGCAAAGAAGTATAATCGAGTTGGCAGAagcgtcctcgtcgtcgtcctcaACTAACAGGCCTGCTCATAGAAACCGAGCTAGCACACCAGACAGTCCACAGCATCCTGGTTCGGGAGCACACATTGCTAAACCGCGCAAAAAGAGAAAGTTGCTCAATCAGTCGACAGGTGCAAACTGA